The Clostridium septicum genome contains a region encoding:
- a CDS encoding DNA cytosine methyltransferase — MENNEKVNIWHNSIPVEKSSYINENNIIIYNEENFKLEKDKPTMIDLFCGAGGFSVGCELAGFQSVLGTDWFEPALETWKYNHPNAISILGDIKNITPDLLVETLQKAGVKKVNLITGGVPCQGFSRANRKHNDEDERNYLFRDYMKIAEAFQPDYLIVENVSGMKTTAGGKFVEEILASMEELGYNSTVKLLNAADYGVPQIRKRIIFVGIKKGRGLAEIFNYPEPQFKEKDSQTGLLDSKELPQYRTVYDAISDLPPIESNENSDKYISKPLTEYQKIMRGMDDNINFTKSEELFNHVAPKHPQDTIDKIRSTIPGMPMYEKFKQRIRLTWEKPSPTQLAGGIRPQFQFGHPSIARGLTIRERARIQSFPDSYKFLGGTVQERVQTGNAVPPLMIYAVAKEIIKDLNKVYNK; from the coding sequence ATGGAGAATAACGAAAAAGTTAATATATGGCATAATAGTATTCCTGTTGAAAAAAGTAGTTATATAAATGAAAATAATATTATTATATATAATGAAGAAAATTTTAAATTAGAAAAAGATAAACCAACTATGATAGACTTATTTTGTGGAGCAGGAGGATTCTCAGTTGGATGTGAGCTAGCAGGTTTTCAAAGTGTATTAGGTACTGATTGGTTTGAACCAGCACTAGAAACATGGAAATATAATCATCCAAATGCTATATCAATTTTAGGTGATATTAAAAATATTACTCCTGATTTATTAGTAGAAACATTACAAAAAGCAGGTGTAAAAAAAGTAAATTTAATTACTGGTGGAGTACCATGTCAAGGATTTTCTAGAGCAAATAGAAAGCATAATGATGAAGATGAAAGAAACTATTTATTTAGAGACTATATGAAAATTGCAGAGGCTTTTCAGCCAGATTATTTAATAGTTGAGAATGTTTCAGGAATGAAAACTACTGCAGGAGGTAAGTTCGTTGAAGAAATATTAGCAAGTATGGAGGAACTGGGGTATAATTCAACAGTAAAATTATTAAATGCCGCTGATTATGGTGTTCCTCAAATAAGAAAGAGAATAATATTTGTTGGGATAAAGAAAGGAAGAGGATTAGCGGAAATATTTAATTATCCAGAACCACAGTTTAAGGAAAAAGATAGTCAAACTGGATTATTAGATTCGAAGGAGTTACCACAATATAGAACAGTATATGATGCTATATCTGATTTACCTCCAATAGAAAGTAATGAAAATAGTGATAAGTATATTTCTAAGCCGTTAACAGAATATCAAAAGATTATGAGAGGAATGGATGATAACATTAATTTTACTAAGAGTGAAGAGTTATTTAATCATGTAGCTCCAAAGCATCCACAAGATACTATAGATAAAATAAGAAGTACTATTCCTGGAATGCCTATGTATGAAAAATTTAAGCAAAGGATAAGATTAACATGGGAAAAGCCTAGCCCTACACAGTTAGCGGGAGGAATAAGACCACAATTTCAATTTGGTCACCCTAGTATAGCAAGAGGTTTAACAATAAGAGAGAGAGCTAGAATACAAAGTTTCCCGGATAGTTATAAATTTTTGGGTGGAACTGTACAAGAAAGAGTTCAAACAGGAAATGCTGTACCACCATTAATGATTTATGCAGTAGCAAAAGAGATAATTAAAGATTTAAATAAAGTTTATAATAAGTAG
- a CDS encoding SEC-C metal-binding domain-containing protein has translation MSLYKQWTDMVVEYVKTKGEQAFWAEYTQIETSIYKDLLANHNKQENTTIEDLAKKYGTTAEFVMGFVDGINDSLNTTYDLETLKVNDKILLDINLEKLYFNMLDAKAEYLYNLPQWDAIFSKEKRKEIQKQYRDSVIVRNENKIGRNDPCTCGSGKKYKKCCGK, from the coding sequence ATGAGTTTATATAAACAATGGACTGATATGGTAGTTGAATATGTTAAGACTAAAGGGGAGCAAGCTTTTTGGGCTGAATACACACAAATAGAAACTTCTATTTACAAAGATTTACTAGCAAATCATAATAAACAAGAAAATACAACAATTGAAGATTTAGCAAAGAAGTACGGAACAACAGCAGAATTTGTTATGGGATTTGTTGATGGAATAAATGACAGTTTAAATACAACATATGATTTAGAAACTTTAAAAGTTAATGATAAAATATTATTAGACATAAATTTAGAAAAGTTATATTTCAATATGCTAGATGCAAAAGCTGAATATTTATATAACTTACCACAATGGGATGCAATATTCTCAAAAGAAAAGAGAAAAGAAATACAAAAACAATACAGAGATTCTGTTATAGTAAGAAATGAAAATAAAATTGGAAGAAACGACCCTTGTACTTGCGGAAGTGGTAAGAAGTACAAAAAATGCTGCGGAAAGTAA
- a CDS encoding S8 family serine peptidase, producing the protein MFSLNKKLDINLKNCMASKIRKNYRVIIKCSKFQDSIIKKISSYKGELIRNIKPCNIISANLNTKAIERLLEYPEVEYICFDEYLFLCGMSVPTANKTRLSSKTNITGKGVGIGIVDSGVYPHPDLLTPYNRISTFVDLISDLKHPYDDNGHGTCTCGILAGSGEKSNGMYRGVAPECNLHCYKAFDRLGKGFVSDVLYAIECLIEESEKYNIKILCLPFELLYYNTFIQNCFDNIFKLATAKNITPVVPSGSNKNSEGSITGIALSKECITVAGIDTTSIIKPYPYSSAGKLKKDTKPDIAAACVDIVSLNCNVNYISEKNGVKMYPKKLNASYKSYTGTSLAAAYISGICALLYQNDPSLTFKDTVSLLKVSCEPFDMPKNYQGEGKVNINKVIKK; encoded by the coding sequence ATGTTCTCTTTAAATAAGAAGCTAGACATCAACCTAAAAAACTGTATGGCCTCTAAAATTCGTAAAAATTATAGAGTTATTATAAAGTGTAGTAAATTCCAAGATTCAATAATAAAAAAAATTTCATCCTATAAAGGTGAATTGATTAGAAATATAAAGCCTTGCAATATAATATCAGCCAATTTGAATACTAAAGCAATAGAAAGGCTTTTAGAATATCCTGAAGTTGAATACATTTGTTTTGATGAATATTTATTTTTATGTGGAATGAGTGTCCCAACAGCTAATAAAACAAGATTATCTAGCAAAACTAACATAACTGGTAAGGGAGTTGGAATAGGGATTGTTGATAGCGGAGTTTATCCTCATCCTGATTTACTTACTCCCTATAATCGAATCTCTACATTTGTAGACCTAATATCTGATCTTAAACACCCATATGATGATAATGGTCATGGTACTTGTACTTGCGGTATACTAGCTGGTAGTGGCGAAAAATCTAATGGTATGTATCGTGGTGTTGCACCTGAATGCAATTTACATTGCTATAAAGCATTTGATAGGTTGGGAAAAGGGTTCGTCTCAGATGTGCTTTACGCTATTGAGTGTTTGATTGAAGAAAGTGAAAAATATAATATAAAGATTCTTTGTTTACCATTTGAACTCTTATATTACAATACTTTTATACAAAATTGCTTTGATAATATATTTAAATTAGCTACAGCTAAAAACATAACGCCTGTTGTACCTAGTGGTAGTAATAAAAATTCCGAAGGCTCTATAACAGGAATAGCTTTATCTAAAGAATGTATAACCGTTGCTGGAATAGATACTACAAGTATAATTAAACCCTATCCCTATTCATCCGCCGGAAAATTAAAAAAAGATACTAAACCAGATATAGCCGCTGCGTGTGTAGATATTGTTTCTTTAAATTGTAATGTAAATTATATATCTGAAAAAAATGGGGTTAAAATGTACCCTAAAAAGTTAAATGCGTCTTATAAAAGTTATACAGGCACTTCACTAGCTGCTGCTTATATTTCTGGTATTTGTGCTTTACTTTATCAAAATGATCCTAGCTTAACTTTTAAAGATACTGTTTCTTTATTAAAAGTATCATGTGAACCATTTGATATGCCTAAGAATTATCAAGGAGAGGGAAAAGTTAATATAAATAAAGTTATAAAAAAATAA
- a CDS encoding helix-turn-helix domain-containing protein, translated as MKERLLLGINIRNLRTSLGLSQESLSIKTGVPRAYISDVERGKINITLDKIVTISNALNVSIAQLFINNQEVDIMNSNLTIYYDSLTEASWFRDLNPIFNNATFEIIKPRGNNPKIIEDITMYDKPDIIVLKDNSPILVLEKTSEVPTGHNVGQRFARLVRAIELGIPTIYYYPFDAKKHGEYAGICNLNIRLLEASFKMLDIHDTPLLSIDWLTDTNGELITDGSENNTLKYILKDYIESNFDKYCTSFKNHIQWMRNEYNTRLRNRPSYAKMPPSVKTYTTKEFCSEFNIQEVPQEFLSRKYTYVYNIGMTPASCKRQDPYTGTQFIYDYILCRYGSSVTQKNANLVLYFPKLDSNIWFSKNPNNPNTKSCNWYLTANALLFTDSISFNIK; from the coding sequence ATGAAAGAAAGGTTATTATTAGGTATAAATATAAGAAATCTTAGGACAAGCTTGGGACTATCACAAGAATCATTATCCATTAAAACAGGAGTACCTAGAGCTTATATTTCAGATGTTGAAAGAGGTAAAATCAATATTACCTTAGATAAAATTGTAACTATTTCTAATGCTTTAAACGTTTCTATAGCTCAATTATTTATAAATAATCAGGAGGTTGATATTATGAATTCAAATCTTACAATTTATTATGATAGCTTAACTGAAGCTAGTTGGTTTCGAGACCTAAATCCTATTTTTAATAACGCTACATTTGAAATAATAAAACCAAGAGGAAATAATCCTAAAATAATAGAAGATATTACTATGTATGATAAACCTGATATTATTGTTTTAAAAGATAATTCTCCAATTCTTGTATTAGAAAAAACCTCAGAGGTTCCTACTGGTCATAATGTTGGACAAAGATTCGCTAGATTAGTAAGAGCTATTGAATTGGGCATTCCAACTATTTATTATTATCCATTCGATGCTAAAAAACATGGCGAATACGCAGGAATTTGTAACTTAAATATTAGACTTCTTGAAGCTAGTTTTAAAATGTTAGATATACATGATACCCCTTTACTTTCAATAGATTGGCTTACTGATACTAATGGTGAGCTAATTACAGATGGTTCTGAAAATAATACTTTAAAATATATACTAAAAGATTATATTGAAAGTAACTTTGATAAGTATTGTACAAGCTTTAAAAATCATATTCAATGGATGAGAAATGAATATAATACAAGACTTAGAAATCGACCATCATATGCTAAAATGCCACCATCAGTTAAAACTTACACAACAAAAGAGTTTTGCTCTGAATTTAATATTCAAGAAGTACCACAAGAATTTTTATCTAGAAAATATACTTACGTTTATAATATTGGTATGACTCCTGCTTCTTGTAAGCGACAAGACCCTTACACAGGAACTCAATTTATTTACGACTATATTTTATGTAGATATGGTTCCTCTGTAACACAAAAAAACGCTAACCTTGTATTATATTTTCCTAAACTAGATTCTAATATATGGTTTAGCAAAAATCCTAATAATCCTAATACTAAAAGTTGCAATTGGTATCTTACTGCTAATGCGTTATTATTTACTGATTCAATATCATTTAATATAAAGTAG
- a CDS encoding DMT family transporter, with the protein MFAIICAIISGISMSLQGVFNTRLEEKIGTWETNAFVQATGLALTLIILFFFGKGNFKEIKDANKLYLLGGVLGVIIIFTVMKSIGAMGATCGIAIILVAQLTSAGIIDAFGLFGTDKIPFSMKEFIGIAIMIIGIVIFKWKL; encoded by the coding sequence ATGTTTGCAATTATTTGCGCTATAATCTCAGGAATATCAATGAGCTTACAAGGAGTTTTCAATACTCGTTTGGAAGAAAAAATAGGTACCTGGGAAACAAATGCATTTGTTCAGGCTACTGGATTAGCCTTAACTCTAATAATCTTATTCTTTTTTGGAAAAGGAAATTTCAAAGAAATTAAAGATGCTAACAAACTTTATTTACTAGGTGGAGTGCTTGGAGTCATCATAATATTCACTGTAATGAAAAGTATTGGTGCAATGGGTGCTACCTGTGGCATAGCTATTATTTTAGTAGCACAACTAACCTCTGCAGGTATTATAGATGCCTTTGGTTTATTTGGAACTGATAAAATTCCATTTTCCATGAAAGAATTTATAGGAATTGCCATAATGATTATAGGCATAGTAATATTTAAATGGAAATTATAA
- a CDS encoding UDP-N-acetylglucosamine 1-carboxyvinyltransferase — MEKLVINGGRALKGSVDINGAKNAAVAILPAAIMASEGKCIIDNVPDIEDVHCLERILKSLGCTVNKVDNNTLEIDATDVHSVNACTEDVRRMRASYYFIGALLSRFGKARVELPGGCPIGVRPIDQHIKGFEALGANVIVENGAVIIEAEHLHSANIFFDVVSVGATINVMIAATLADGTTVLENVAKEPHVVDVANFLNSMGADIKGAGTDVIRIKGVEKLVGCNYSVIPDQIEAGTFMIAAVATKGDVTIKNVIPKHLESITAKLTEMGANVEEGDDSVRVYVDGSLKGINVKTTPYPGFPTDVQQPMSALLSIVPGNSLIVESIWENRHKHTEELNKMGANINVDGRTAAISGVDRLVGARVRATDLRAGAAMVIAGLIAEGKTEIIEIEHIDRGYPNIEFKFTALGADITREAE; from the coding sequence ATGGAAAAGTTAGTTATAAACGGAGGAAGAGCTTTGAAAGGCTCAGTTGATATTAACGGAGCTAAAAATGCTGCAGTTGCGATATTACCAGCAGCTATAATGGCGAGTGAAGGAAAATGCATTATTGATAATGTACCAGATATAGAAGATGTACATTGCTTAGAGAGAATTCTTAAAAGTTTAGGTTGTACAGTAAATAAAGTTGATAATAATACATTAGAGATAGATGCTACGGACGTACACAGTGTAAATGCATGCACAGAAGATGTAAGAAGAATGAGAGCATCTTATTATTTTATAGGGGCATTATTATCAAGATTCGGAAAAGCTAGAGTTGAACTTCCTGGCGGATGTCCTATAGGTGTAAGACCAATAGATCAACACATAAAAGGATTTGAAGCATTAGGTGCAAACGTAATAGTTGAAAATGGGGCAGTTATAATAGAAGCTGAACACTTACATTCAGCTAATATATTCTTTGATGTAGTTTCAGTTGGTGCAACAATAAATGTTATGATAGCCGCAACTTTAGCTGATGGAACAACTGTATTAGAGAATGTAGCAAAAGAACCCCACGTAGTAGATGTAGCTAACTTTTTAAATTCAATGGGAGCTGACATAAAAGGTGCAGGAACTGATGTTATTAGAATAAAAGGTGTAGAAAAATTGGTAGGATGTAATTATAGTGTTATACCAGATCAAATAGAAGCAGGAACATTCATGATAGCAGCAGTTGCTACAAAAGGTGATGTTACTATTAAAAATGTTATTCCTAAGCACTTAGAGTCAATAACTGCTAAGCTTACAGAAATGGGAGCTAATGTAGAAGAGGGTGATGATAGTGTTAGAGTATATGTAGATGGTTCTTTAAAAGGAATAAATGTTAAAACAACACCATACCCAGGTTTTCCAACAGATGTACAACAACCTATGTCAGCATTATTAAGTATTGTTCCAGGAAATAGCTTGATTGTTGAAAGTATATGGGAAAATAGACATAAGCATACAGAAGAATTAAATAAAATGGGTGCTAATATAAATGTAGACGGAAGAACAGCTGCAATAAGTGGAGTTGATAGATTGGTAGGGGCAAGAGTTAGAGCTACTGATTTAAGAGCTGGAGCAGCTATGGTTATTGCTGGATTAATAGCGGAAGGAAAAACTGAAATTATAGAAATAGAACATATAGATAGAGGATATCCTAATATAGAGTTTAAATTTACAGCTTTAGGTGCAGATATAACAAGAGAAGCTGAATAA
- a CDS encoding peptidoglycan DD-metalloendopeptidase family protein encodes MVSKKDAVGVTVKIVLLFIPVITILNTNKSYILEAYLNNSVIGYVDSRAETREVFSEVLEEINIDSKSPEINNERIRYTKITEGNVALSNKSEIKKNILEALTGKASAYALSLSGEKLGYMASNDTVNNILKLATDKHINELNIDRTDVISADIVCNVNLQEETTDISSIKTEEELADKIYNISKENTDLVQIKIKTKEIVEEIVSPKTVTSLDENLYIGESRIEEGEEGIKKVLKEVTYKNEKQENNNILEETIIKEPVNTIIHKGSKNPYKDGVAFLLHPTVGKTVTSGYGERWNSFHKGIDIASNIGDKVNAAIEGKVTYAQYNDGGYGNLIIIEHEGNMTTYYAHLSEIYAKLGDIVNTGDLIGAVGNTGFSTGPHLHFELRVNGLPVDPSNYILKQENKAS; translated from the coding sequence ATGGTTTCAAAAAAGGATGCAGTTGGTGTCACGGTAAAAATAGTATTATTATTTATACCTGTAATTACAATACTGAATACTAATAAGAGTTATATTTTAGAAGCATATCTCAATAATAGTGTTATAGGATATGTAGATAGCAGAGCGGAGACTAGAGAAGTTTTTAGTGAAGTATTAGAAGAAATAAATATAGATTCTAAAAGTCCAGAAATTAATAATGAGAGAATTAGATATACAAAAATTACAGAAGGAAATGTGGCATTAAGTAACAAAAGTGAGATTAAAAAAAATATATTAGAAGCATTAACTGGTAAGGCTTCTGCATATGCATTGAGTTTATCAGGAGAAAAGTTAGGATATATGGCTTCTAATGATACGGTAAATAATATTTTAAAGTTAGCAACGGACAAACATATAAATGAATTAAATATAGATAGAACTGATGTTATATCAGCAGATATAGTATGTAATGTAAATTTGCAAGAAGAAACTACAGATATATCATCCATAAAAACAGAAGAGGAGTTAGCAGATAAAATATATAATATATCTAAAGAGAATACAGATTTAGTACAAATTAAAATAAAGACAAAAGAAATAGTTGAAGAAATTGTATCTCCTAAAACAGTTACTTCTTTAGATGAGAATTTATATATAGGTGAAAGTAGAATTGAAGAGGGAGAAGAGGGCATAAAGAAGGTATTAAAAGAAGTTACATATAAAAATGAAAAACAGGAAAATAATAATATTTTAGAAGAGACGATAATAAAAGAACCTGTAAATACTATTATACATAAAGGGAGTAAAAATCCTTATAAAGATGGGGTAGCTTTTTTATTACATCCAACAGTAGGTAAAACAGTAACTTCTGGATATGGTGAAAGGTGGAATTCTTTTCATAAGGGAATAGACATAGCTAGTAATATTGGGGATAAGGTAAATGCTGCCATAGAAGGAAAAGTAACATATGCCCAATACAATGATGGAGGTTATGGAAATTTAATAATTATAGAGCATGAAGGCAATATGACTACGTACTATGCACATTTAAGCGAAATATATGCCAAATTAGGGGATATAGTGAATACTGGAGATTTAATAGGGGCTGTGGGTAATACAGGTTTTAGTACAGGGCCTCATTTACACTTTGAACTTAGGGTAAATGGTTTACCAGTAGATCCAAGTAATTATATATTGAAACAAGAAAATAAGGCGTCTTAA
- the rlmH gene encoding 23S rRNA (pseudouridine(1915)-N(3))-methyltransferase RlmH, with the protein MNITLISVGKLKEKYLKQAIDEYSKRLSRYCKLDIIELPDEKTPDNASEKEELQIKDKEGQLILSKIKDNMFVVAMDLKGKQITSEELSDFIENCGVMGNSNIAFVIGGSLGLSQDVIKRANYKLCFSKMTFPHQLFRVMLLEQVYRAFRIMKNEPYHK; encoded by the coding sequence ATGAATATAACCTTAATTTCAGTAGGAAAATTAAAAGAAAAATACCTAAAACAAGCAATAGATGAGTACTCAAAAAGATTAAGTAGATATTGCAAATTAGATATTATAGAATTACCAGACGAAAAAACACCAGATAATGCTTCAGAAAAAGAAGAACTTCAAATAAAAGATAAAGAAGGGCAACTAATATTATCAAAAATAAAAGATAATATGTTTGTTGTAGCAATGGATTTAAAAGGAAAACAAATAACATCAGAAGAATTATCAGATTTTATAGAAAACTGTGGAGTTATGGGAAATTCAAACATAGCTTTTGTTATAGGTGGAAGCCTAGGACTATCACAAGATGTTATAAAAAGAGCAAACTATAAACTATGTTTTTCAAAAATGACATTTCCACATCAATTGTTTAGAGTTATGTTACTAGAACAAGTATATAGAGCATTTAGAATAATGAAGAATGAACCGTATCACAAGTAA
- a CDS encoding dUTP diphosphatase, with protein sequence MDAKSLFEAQLEKNQKININSKLNQYKLSVRKNLDLHIKIGSLADETKCYKYWIDEDSSINMNLIFEKYLDCLGQILTIGLDKNYSDITDIRVKPNDYCLSDQFLNLYIDINDLTISPSKDHFLTLLEDFISLGITLGYSEYKIKESFINI encoded by the coding sequence ATGGATGCTAAATCACTTTTTGAAGCTCAGCTAGAAAAAAATCAAAAGATTAATATTAATTCAAAATTAAACCAGTATAAATTATCAGTTAGAAAGAACCTAGATTTACATATTAAGATTGGCTCACTTGCTGATGAAACTAAATGTTATAAATATTGGATCGATGAGGATTCATCTATTAATATGAATCTAATATTTGAAAAATATTTAGACTGTCTTGGTCAAATTTTAACAATAGGACTAGATAAAAATTATTCTGATATCACTGATATTAGAGTTAAACCTAATGATTATTGTTTAAGTGATCAGTTCTTAAATCTTTATATAGATATTAATGATTTAACAATATCACCATCTAAAGATCATTTCTTAACTCTTCTTGAAGACTTTATAAGTCTTGGAATTACATTAGGATATTCTGAATACAAAATAAAAGAATCTTTTATTAATATATAA
- a CDS encoding lactate utilization protein — MDNNVKWVNEQRILRTIEALKSNNMNGYLVSNKAELLAKIEELVKEGSTVSCGGSVSLAESGVLDYLRSGKYNFLDRGKEGLTQEEIGKIYRGAFSADAYFTSSNAITEAGELYNVDGNGNRVAAMIFGPERVIVIVGVNKLVKDVDEAINRVKYVAAPANGVRLNRQTPCAKVGYCMDCKSKTRMCRQYTLIKSQSNPDRMHVIFINEELGY; from the coding sequence ATGGATAATAATGTTAAGTGGGTAAATGAGCAAAGAATATTAAGAACAATAGAAGCTTTAAAATCAAATAATATGAATGGATATTTAGTTAGTAATAAAGCTGAACTTTTGGCTAAGATAGAAGAATTAGTAAAAGAAGGATCTACAGTTTCTTGTGGAGGTTCTGTATCATTAGCAGAAAGTGGAGTATTAGATTACTTAAGAAGTGGAAAATATAACTTTTTAGATAGAGGAAAAGAAGGCCTTACACAAGAAGAAATAGGAAAAATATACAGAGGTGCATTTTCAGCAGATGCATACTTTACAAGTAGTAATGCAATAACAGAAGCAGGAGAGCTTTATAATGTAGATGGTAATGGAAATAGAGTAGCTGCTATGATTTTTGGACCGGAAAGGGTTATAGTGATTGTAGGTGTAAATAAATTAGTTAAAGATGTTGATGAGGCTATAAATAGAGTTAAATACGTTGCAGCACCAGCTAATGGAGTAAGGTTAAATAGACAAACTCCTTGTGCTAAAGTAGGTTATTGTATGGATTGCAAAAGCAAAACAAGAATGTGTAGGCAATATACATTAATTAAGAGTCAAAGCAATCCAGATAGAATGCATGTAATATTTATAAATGAAGAATTAGGATATTAA
- a CDS encoding MBL fold metallo-hydrolase — protein sequence MKFCSLYSGSSGNSIFIASNEAKVLIDAGLPGKKIDEALKKIGENPSDIDGIFITHEHSDHIKGVGVVSRKYNVPIYANANTWSAMESSIGKIKEHNIKIIDRRSTISIKDLDIKSFNIPHDAIAPCGYTLHSKGKYVSVATDFGIYTQEIKDNIKDSEVILLESNHDVSMLKFGPYPYTLKRRILSEVGHLSNEDCGKAIVDLLKHQVGKKIILGHLSGTNNHPDLAFQTVIDVLNENKIVQGKDIMLSMASRHEPSNIIEF from the coding sequence ATGAAATTTTGCTCATTATATAGTGGCAGCAGTGGTAATAGTATATTTATTGCTTCAAATGAGGCAAAGGTATTAATAGATGCTGGGTTACCAGGTAAAAAAATAGATGAAGCATTAAAAAAGATAGGAGAGAATCCTAGCGATATAGATGGAATTTTTATAACCCATGAACATTCAGATCATATTAAAGGTGTTGGAGTGGTATCAAGGAAATATAATGTTCCTATATATGCTAATGCAAATACCTGGTCAGCTATGGAAAGTAGTATTGGAAAGATAAAAGAACATAACATAAAGATTATAGATAGAAGATCTACAATTTCAATAAAGGATTTAGATATAAAATCATTTAATATACCACATGATGCAATTGCGCCTTGTGGGTACACTTTACATTCAAAGGGAAAGTATGTAAGTGTTGCAACTGACTTTGGTATATATACTCAAGAAATAAAGGATAATATAAAGGATTCGGAAGTCATATTATTGGAGAGTAATCATGATGTTAGTATGTTAAAGTTTGGACCATATCCATACACTTTAAAGAGAAGAATATTAAGTGAAGTTGGTCATTTGTCTAATGAAGATTGTGGAAAAGCTATAGTTGATTTATTGAAACATCAAGTTGGTAAAAAGATAATCCTGGGTCATTTAAGTGGTACAAACAATCACCCAGATTTAGCATTTCAAACAGTGATAGATGTTTTAAATGAAAATAAAATAGTTCAAGGAAAAGATATTATGCTATCAATGGCAAGTAGACACGAGCCAAGCAATATAATAGAATTTTAA
- a CDS encoding Hsp20 family protein yields the protein MFQMLPFIFKGMFNGMMNNNYNNGWNMNNNNWNMNNNYNNWNQNNNYNNGWNGNNNLNLEDTFANTFNTVFTQVFSTLINNTDLIDDIVDSVINSDVVASMMDEIDGLGEIDFKITNYNDKYLIDGVLPGIDKKSIDIDYENERVLIKVKKSQVFSNGVNTMVAFVQPGENIEKSFYVPGVDKAQIRATYRDNNLKIYLPKKTKEEEATIIDVDDFTESK from the coding sequence ATGTTTCAAATGCTTCCTTTTATATTTAAGGGTATGTTTAATGGAATGATGAATAATAATTACAACAATGGTTGGAATATGAATAATAATAATTGGAATATGAACAATAACTATAATAATTGGAATCAAAATAATAACTATAACAATGGATGGAATGGAAACAATAATCTAAACCTTGAAGACACATTTGCAAACACCTTTAATACAGTATTCACGCAAGTATTTAGTACGTTAATTAATAATACTGATTTAATTGATGATATAGTTGATAGTGTTATAAATAGTGATGTAGTAGCTTCAATGATGGATGAAATAGATGGATTAGGTGAAATAGATTTTAAAATAACAAATTACAACGATAAGTATTTAATAGACGGGGTCTTACCTGGAATTGATAAAAAAAGCATAGATATAGATTACGAAAATGAACGTGTTTTAATAAAGGTAAAAAAGAGTCAGGTGTTTAGTAATGGAGTAAATACAATGGTGGCGTTTGTGCAACCTGGAGAAAACATAGAAAAAAGTTTTTATGTTCCAGGTGTAGATAAAGCACAAATTAGAGCCACTTATAGAGACAATAATTTAAAAATTTATTTACCTAAAAAAACTAAAGAAGAAGAAGCAACAATAATAGATGTAGATGATTTTACCGAATCAAAATAA